One part of the Terriglobales bacterium genome encodes these proteins:
- a CDS encoding CBS domain-containing protein codes for MRLADTIGSVLAQKGFGAFQTTPEETVYDAVKKMAEHQVGGLVVTSKGKLVGMVTERDYARKVALLGRRSHEVHVRDIMVSPAWYVGPDNTVDECMALMTEKRIRHLPVLQNDTIMGVVSIGDLVKWIISAQDGAIRHLENYVSSSYPG; via the coding sequence ATGAGATTGGCAGACACGATCGGGTCAGTTTTGGCGCAAAAGGGTTTCGGCGCATTTCAGACTACGCCGGAAGAGACCGTTTACGACGCCGTGAAGAAGATGGCCGAGCACCAGGTAGGAGGACTGGTGGTCACGTCAAAAGGGAAGTTGGTGGGGATGGTGACGGAACGCGACTACGCGCGCAAGGTCGCGCTGCTGGGCCGGCGTTCGCACGAGGTCCACGTGCGGGACATCATGGTGAGTCCGGCATGGTACGTTGGCCCGGATAACACCGTGGACGAATGCATGGCTCTGATGACGGAGAAACGAATCCGGCACCTGCCGGTACTGCAGAACGATACGATCATGGGCGTGGTATCGATCGGCGATCTGGTGAAGTGGATCATTTCGGCACAAGATGGCGCGATCCGGCATCTGGAGAACTACGTTTCGAGCAGCTATCCGGGGTAA
- a CDS encoding M56 family metallopeptidase, whose product MTLYLLRAIMVSLAQFAIVYLGTRLLVAAYWSIQSRRMPSRLSSLSPSTLYALQLAPFVAATCVVTVLTLPAFLAFEPMHADEGLGAPLFIFSSVTIALLGVGTIRAIRSLWRSSTLIREWQRNAVAHRHCEGLPVISTGPNSPPLVVAGLLRPQLFVSARAAQVLTAEELRLAIAHESEHVRRRDNIKKLLLRLCSIPSSTIERTWLASVEVAADTSAVRSEREAIDLASAIVKASKLTIPTPDLAMNFAADPSEVLHNRIERLLSWRIPAADKPRRAMEARLGLLITALASFAVLYPSLLAGIHEFTEFLVR is encoded by the coding sequence ATGACCCTTTACCTGCTGCGAGCCATCATGGTCTCACTGGCGCAGTTTGCGATCGTGTATCTCGGCACACGCCTGCTCGTGGCAGCATATTGGTCAATTCAGTCCCGCCGGATGCCCAGTCGCCTCTCGTCACTTTCTCCGTCGACACTGTACGCGCTTCAGTTGGCTCCCTTCGTTGCCGCCACTTGCGTGGTTACGGTGTTAACCCTTCCGGCGTTCCTTGCCTTTGAACCGATGCATGCCGATGAGGGCCTCGGAGCTCCTCTCTTCATCTTCAGTTCAGTCACCATCGCCTTGCTCGGCGTTGGCACGATCCGCGCCATACGTTCACTCTGGCGAAGTTCGACGTTGATTCGCGAGTGGCAGCGCAACGCCGTTGCTCATCGACACTGCGAAGGACTTCCCGTCATCAGCACCGGCCCCAATTCCCCGCCGCTAGTCGTTGCCGGATTGCTTCGTCCGCAACTGTTCGTATCGGCCAGGGCCGCCCAAGTTCTCACTGCCGAGGAATTGCGTCTCGCTATTGCGCACGAAAGCGAGCACGTTCGCCGCCGCGACAACATAAAGAAGCTCTTGCTGCGCCTGTGCAGTATTCCTTCTTCAACCATCGAGCGCACATGGCTCGCCTCGGTTGAGGTCGCAGCTGATACCAGCGCCGTTCGCAGTGAGCGCGAAGCCATCGACCTCGCCTCTGCCATCGTGAAGGCATCAAAGCTCACCATTCCCACGCCGGATCTCGCCATGAACTTCGCCGCTGATCCATCCGAGGTCCTGCACAATCGCATCGAACGCTTGCTCTCGTGGCGTATTCCTGCCGCCGATAAACCCCGGCGTGCCATGGAAGCCCGCCTCGGACTGCTAATAACCGCTCTCGCAAGCTTCGCCGTCCTCTACCCCTCGCTGCTCGCCGGCATTCACGAATTTACTGAGTTCCTGGTTAGATAA
- a CDS encoding polysaccharide deacetylase family protein — translation MGRRFAVLCLLLLLSIPVFSSDKLIALTFDDGPRPYVLFGTKTPSAPGLLDVLDQHKVKATFFVMGWRLTPKTWGDRRYETNIGITCIDAAREMLKRGHQLEDHTYSHVELRSAERKKGLSWVVSDVEQGSKVIQSVTGSPSRYIRPPDWILPDDARRELESRGYKVLTISNLNPLPLRDVNSLDYLCAGRNPKNCPTPSLSQSVLRQIDAREKKGVFTHILAFHELTSTTAAMPELLKALKARGYRFVTVTEYMRAINERSPTHVAMNVRK, via the coding sequence ATGGGCCGCCGATTTGCTGTTCTCTGCTTGCTTCTCCTTCTGAGCATTCCTGTTTTTTCTTCTGACAAACTGATCGCGCTCACGTTCGACGACGGTCCCCGCCCCTACGTCCTCTTTGGGACGAAAACTCCGTCCGCGCCGGGACTGCTCGATGTCCTCGATCAGCACAAAGTGAAAGCCACATTCTTCGTAATGGGATGGCGTCTGACCCCCAAGACCTGGGGCGACCGACGTTATGAAACCAACATCGGCATTACCTGTATCGATGCCGCCCGGGAGATGCTCAAGCGCGGACACCAGCTCGAGGATCACACCTATAGCCACGTGGAGCTTCGTTCCGCCGAACGAAAAAAAGGACTGAGCTGGGTCGTGTCCGACGTCGAGCAGGGTTCCAAGGTCATCCAGAGCGTCACCGGATCGCCCTCTCGTTACATCCGTCCGCCCGACTGGATCCTCCCCGACGATGCCCGCCGCGAACTCGAAAGCCGCGGATACAAGGTCCTTACCATCTCCAACCTGAATCCGCTTCCTTTGCGGGACGTCAACTCGCTCGACTATCTTTGCGCCGGACGCAACCCGAAAAACTGCCCAACGCCCTCGCTGTCCCAGTCTGTTCTCCGCCAGATCGACGCCCGTGAGAAGAAAGGTGTGTTCACGCACATCCTTGCATTCCACGAGCTTACTTCCACCACGGCGGCCATGCCCGAACTGCTCAAGGCGTTAAAGGCACGCGGATACCGTTTCGTGACCGTCACGGAATACATGCGCGCCATCAACGAGCGGTCACCAACGCACGTGGCCATGAACGTACGTAAGTAA
- the secG gene encoding preprotein translocase subunit SecG, with the protein MIYLITAIHILVCLIVILVVLLQSGKSADIAAAFGGMGSQTAFGPRGAATFLTKLTTWAAVIFMITSITLSIFASRTTARSGSVLNDYKGTTQQQTAPTNQPSPNPTTPTPQQK; encoded by the coding sequence ATGATTTATCTCATCACCGCAATTCACATTCTGGTTTGTCTGATTGTCATCCTGGTAGTTCTTCTTCAGAGCGGCAAAAGCGCCGACATCGCCGCTGCCTTCGGCGGCATGGGCAGCCAGACAGCTTTCGGCCCTCGCGGCGCCGCGACCTTCTTGACCAAGCTGACCACCTGGGCGGCCGTCATCTTCATGATTACGTCCATCACCCTGTCGATCTTCGCGTCGCGCACGACCGCGCGTTCCGGCTCCGTTCTGAACGACTACAAAGGCACCACGCAGCAGCAGACGGCTCCGACGAATCAGCCTTCGCCGAACCCGACCACGCCTACTCCGCAGCAGAAGTAA
- a CDS encoding BlaI/MecI/CopY family transcriptional regulator yields the protein MKQRPQDQVSKQSAPGLGPLENRLLNLIWTRGTATVRELLEAGNVAGAYTTLMTTLDRLHKKGLLNRIPEGRAFRYSPAQTRDEFNSAIVRNAVQRMFSSPDSATMSHLVDALSEQNRDLLDELQREIDRKRRDLDGDHSE from the coding sequence ATGAAACAGCGCCCGCAGGATCAAGTTTCGAAGCAATCTGCCCCAGGGCTTGGACCGCTCGAGAACCGCCTTCTCAATCTGATCTGGACGCGCGGTACCGCAACCGTTCGGGAACTGCTGGAAGCCGGCAATGTTGCAGGGGCTTATACCACCCTAATGACCACCCTCGACCGCCTTCACAAAAAGGGGTTGCTGAACCGCATTCCCGAAGGACGCGCGTTCCGCTATTCGCCCGCGCAGACGCGTGACGAATTCAACAGCGCCATTGTGCGCAACGCTGTTCAGAGGATGTTCAGTTCACCCGACTCCGCCACAATGTCGCATCTTGTCGATGCCCTTTCCGAACAGAACCGCGATCTCCTCGACGAACTTCAGCGTGAAATCGACCGCAAGCGTCGCGACCTCGACGGAGACCACTCCGAATGA
- a CDS encoding CPBP family intramembrane glutamic endopeptidase codes for MRESSATILFLYWVVVFMPFMAWTSYRRLKAGRTLGPKTERFQISVALLVVTALISLEAASVQSIGISFHPDFIGLLLAVSILIGLIAGIVRGRRRNPAPELRERVRLLYAPATPSEYGWSVVGGISAGIAEEIAYRAVLYELLARWIGYGPSLVLCVVLFVLAHLPQGLRGAIGVGALAILFHIVYVLSGSLLGPILIHAVYDVALFTILYREEHKKILLEPIEQPAGCD; via the coding sequence ATGCGAGAGTCTTCGGCCACCATACTTTTCCTTTACTGGGTCGTCGTGTTCATGCCTTTTATGGCGTGGACCTCCTACCGCAGGCTCAAGGCTGGCCGAACTCTGGGACCAAAGACCGAGCGCTTCCAGATCTCCGTTGCCCTGCTCGTCGTGACCGCACTCATCTCGCTCGAGGCCGCTTCCGTTCAGTCCATCGGGATCTCATTCCATCCCGACTTCATCGGACTTCTACTCGCCGTCTCCATCCTCATCGGACTGATTGCGGGAATCGTCCGGGGACGCCGCCGAAATCCAGCGCCCGAATTACGTGAGCGTGTCCGTCTTCTGTACGCTCCGGCGACGCCATCAGAATACGGATGGTCAGTGGTAGGCGGCATCAGCGCCGGCATTGCGGAAGAGATTGCCTACCGCGCCGTCCTCTACGAACTGCTTGCGCGGTGGATCGGCTACGGGCCTTCTCTCGTTCTTTGTGTTGTGCTATTCGTACTGGCGCACCTGCCGCAAGGGTTGCGCGGTGCGATCGGCGTGGGAGCCCTCGCCATCCTCTTCCACATCGTGTATGTGCTGAGCGGAAGCCTGCTCGGCCCTATCCTGATCCACGCCGTTTACGACGTGGCGCTCTTCACTATCCTTTACCGCGAAGAGCACAAGAAAATCCTCTTGGAGCCAATCGAACAGCCTGCCGGCTGCGATTAG